One Virgibacillus proomii DNA window includes the following coding sequences:
- a CDS encoding YfkD famly protein, with protein sequence MNKRSQLYFFIMVILLASVFSMNSISAAKNKKESFEIPNHVLNISKDNTFPNSTEDEEVIEPSELTKELMDDLKIKIENPVLIKMLNETSLNPSPIAIGYRGMVYLGRWPLNYESLETTINWEYQEINKNELNNISGDEQQELNYVQQEQKEVKGALTNKINDPSDVKKMMLLKSKEKTKLPLSYETVIGKNTKKDNTYKVPVDKTAVLSSYAPAVNEKGQVTFGEVYLQLKGSKKSIVIKNVTKQGIGAWIPIQDHVSFSYRLK encoded by the coding sequence ATGAATAAACGAAGTCAATTATACTTCTTCATCATGGTAATCTTGCTTGCTTCCGTTTTTTCAATGAATAGTATAAGCGCAGCAAAGAATAAAAAGGAGTCCTTTGAGATTCCCAATCATGTGTTGAATATCTCGAAAGATAATACATTCCCTAATTCGACAGAGGATGAAGAGGTTATTGAGCCTAGTGAACTTACAAAAGAATTAATGGACGATCTAAAAATTAAAATTGAAAATCCCGTACTAATTAAGATGTTAAATGAGACTAGTTTAAATCCTTCACCTATCGCTATCGGATATCGAGGAATGGTCTATTTAGGACGGTGGCCATTAAATTATGAGTCGTTAGAAACAACAATTAATTGGGAATATCAAGAGATCAATAAAAATGAGCTTAATAATATAAGTGGGGATGAACAGCAAGAGTTGAATTATGTACAGCAAGAGCAAAAAGAGGTGAAGGGTGCGTTAACCAATAAAATTAACGATCCCTCTGATGTGAAAAAGATGATGCTGTTAAAATCGAAAGAAAAAACAAAACTACCTCTTTCCTATGAGACCGTTATTGGTAAAAATACGAAAAAAGATAATACGTATAAAGTACCTGTTGATAAAACTGCTGTACTATCTTCCTATGCGCCGGCAGTGAACGAAAAAGGTCAGGTTACTTTTGGAGAAGTCTATTTGCAGCTAAAGGGATCGAAAAAATCAATCGTCATTAAAAATGTTACGAAGCAAGGTATAGGAGCATGGATACCTATTCAAGATCATGTGTCATTTTCCTATCGTTTGAAATAA
- a CDS encoding amino acid ABC transporter permease, translating to MMAIKNIDLGNLFNVQLAIENFPFVISGLPMTLLISIVGMLMGLILGLVLALARSSRWIILRWPARVYISFMRGTPMLVFLFILYFGLPVIRVELTAITAACLGFGLNSAAYIAEINRASLNSIDKGQWESAKALNLTYWQTLRKVILPQATRIAIPPLTNVFMDLIKATSLAAVITVPELFQKAQIVGGREFDVMTMYILVALIYWPICILISFVQDRLEAHYSKFVTASGI from the coding sequence ATGATGGCTATTAAGAATATTGATTTAGGTAATTTGTTTAATGTACAATTAGCAATTGAAAATTTTCCATTTGTAATAAGTGGTTTACCGATGACATTGCTTATTTCCATTGTTGGTATGTTAATGGGTTTAATACTGGGGTTAGTTCTAGCTTTAGCTAGAAGCTCAAGATGGATTATTTTACGGTGGCCAGCACGAGTGTACATTTCATTTATGCGTGGAACACCGATGCTCGTTTTTCTGTTTATCCTTTATTTCGGACTGCCGGTTATTCGGGTTGAATTGACAGCGATAACCGCTGCTTGCTTAGGGTTTGGGTTAAATAGTGCAGCTTATATTGCAGAGATTAATCGTGCTTCTTTAAACAGTATTGATAAAGGACAATGGGAGTCTGCCAAAGCATTAAATTTAACTTATTGGCAAACATTGCGAAAAGTGATATTGCCTCAAGCAACGAGAATTGCTATTCCTCCATTAACGAATGTATTTATGGATCTGATCAAGGCTACTTCGTTAGCGGCTGTAATTACTGTTCCAGAGCTTTTTCAGAAAGCGCAAATTGTTGGTGGAAGAGAATTTGATGTCATGACGATGTATATACTTGTAGCTTTAATCTATTGGCCCATTTGTATACTTATTTCGTTTGTTCAAGACCGCCTAGAAGCTCATTATAGTAAGTTCGTTACAGCTAGTGGCATTTAA
- a CDS encoding OsmC family protein produces MEFDLREHGFKTDLEYGQLDISGNAQFGFRPYQLMVASIASCSGSVFRKILDKQRIQIEDMRIKANIVRNEVEANRIEKITLLFMIKGHQLDEGKLSKSLKIARKNCSMIRSVENSIQIEEKIEVME; encoded by the coding sequence ATGGAGTTCGACTTAAGGGAGCACGGTTTTAAAACGGATTTAGAGTATGGGCAACTTGATATTTCTGGGAATGCCCAATTTGGTTTCCGCCCTTATCAGCTAATGGTAGCATCGATTGCTAGCTGCAGTGGATCTGTGTTTCGAAAAATCCTCGATAAACAGCGTATTCAAATAGAGGATATGCGAATAAAAGCAAATATTGTAAGGAATGAAGTAGAAGCAAATAGAATTGAAAAAATAACCTTGCTTTTTATGATAAAAGGTCATCAATTAGATGAAGGAAAGTTATCTAAAAGTTTAAAGATTGCACGAAAAAATTGTTCTATGATTCGCTCAGTAGAAAATAGTATTCAAATTGAAGAGAAAATAGAGGTAATGGAGTAA